A stretch of Ipomoea triloba cultivar NCNSP0323 chromosome 11, ASM357664v1 DNA encodes these proteins:
- the LOC115996679 gene encoding putative late blight resistance protein homolog R1A-3, producing the protein MTFAADILMSKDNHETLEDSNSSGLIDYMEEAVQQAGHFGIADQIATIGAIDNVSQVREKINNLKSQTQAYRAIITSQQNQAFLDDNSVVEYADNILEILKCCKDILEVTFKEISDLEKRLLLLKMFLEFITTLGVEGEKLQDLLIGIISVLDTATLISDQCFLIGGESEMVNVIKDCMAKARFIDSEVIDLLLKSLKSTSSASEFDMIVRIADEILIFLQDVLRVTLNHGADMNNQVKDDEIHLELEFLESFLSNKSSQYIEHVKSISSHVEVVFTAHAPKLFSIGELDYLSELSKDLKLIKAEVRILEHLDNTMEPQIKDQTETLLEGLVFMRNYLMSHKMKQIYCSDFSLYKHIEEMAFKGESIISSIIDNGVKEDLVGMLEDIKHLKIRASGIYLEPTTLKFPRVNQKAFLDSFLQYLKEDVIPTSNKVALVKRQVMAIHSSLESLKTSFSHAIELYNEHDEEFKAIKSRVVDAVFEAEYTIDSFLVRQHHLWYHMLELFQVTEKIQSIDSRIEIFNKNWEAEDRSTQQMSTHVLPEVNQGKVVGVENEVKEIVEKLANGKKEHHVISIVGMPKLGKTALAKAVYYNERFLNHFDVRAWCDLSGVNTKRNLLMGLLNQVGMRAQIRDFYDDGDLAQFLKKSLWGRRYLIVMDDLQDIEIWEYFQRVFHKENNGSGIIFTTRFHGLVSKLSDQTIKFVHLGFIPTSISWMLLKNKIFDNDCSGKLEEIGMRIAERCYGIPFAIHLAVETLRMMEKNPDRWGEEEERLFSQNITYLNDNILEPSYKDLPEKLKSCFLYWGPIIKSETIPIKKLIWLSIAEKLVQQTTNKSLEDQANDLLLELQTSEVLVVAQQIFNGRIKKCNIVEQFSEFCLKKCREEHIWELINGRDADTKSKQEPYTQCRLYIHSNGRHFLMSKPSGSHVRSLIFGVEDKLIMDCDVTCITNNFRLLRVLDFGSINVGNSFPREIELMILLKYLAIHGNFDSIPESVSNLGDLETFLIKGSKAGSEAVGLPHTVQHMRKLRHLHIYPHAVFLPGPNYHGQKSLMLSMESDLQTISALPLVYDVGSTWTEKEHMQKWLGNVRNLKFVVADSSSTLEKCNLFPSLLYLNKLESLKICCTHRVVSSSDFSFPQSLKRLTLSNLALPWDEISIIGRLPQLEVLKLLCNAFKGSKWEMKDDKFPRLKYLKLDSVDIQQWIGDDEDCLPHLEWLALRSCEQLEMIPSCITNNFNLQTIEFWGCSDSIKNLAKKINEERVDVGCEQLIKVVDHPHRA; encoded by the coding sequence ATGACGTTTGCTGCAGATATTCTGATGTCTAAAGACAATCATGAAACCCTTGAGGATAGCAACTCAAGTGGATTAATAGATTATATGGAAGAAGCTGTCCAACAAGCAGGGCATTTTGGAATAGCTGATCAAATTGCAACTATTGGGGCGATTGACAATGTCTCTCAAGTGCGTGAAAAGATTAATAATTTGAAGAGTCAAACTCAAGCTTATAGGGCCATTATAACATCACAACAGAATCAGGCATTCCTAGATGACAATTCTGTGGTGGAATATGCTGACAATATCCTTGAGATTTTGAAATGCTGCAAGGATATTTTGGAAGTTACCTTCAAAGAGATTAGTGATCTTGAGAAAAGGTTATTGCTCTTGAAAATGTTTTTAGAATTCATTACTACACTAGGCGTTGAAGGTGAAAAGTTGCAAGATCTCTTGATTGGTATTATAAGTGTGCTTGATACTGCAACATTGATATCTGACCAATGTTTTCTCATTGGAGGGGAATCAGAGATGGTAAATGTGATCAAAGATTGCATGGCTAAGGCCAGGTTTATAGACTCTGAGGTAATAGATCTTTTGCTAAAAAGTTTGAAGTCTACTTCAAGCGCATCAGAATTTGACATGATTGTTCGAATAGCTGATGAAATTCTCATTTTTCTCCAAGATGTTTTAAGGGTGACACTAAACCATGGGGCAGATATGAATAATCAAGTAAAAGATGATGAAATTCACTTGGAACTCGAATTCTTGGAATCTTTTCTCTCCAATAAGTCAAGCCAATATATTGAACATGTGAAATCCATCTCGTCACATGTTGAAGTTGTATTCACAGCACACGCACCAAAATTGTTTTCTATAGGTGAATTGGATTATCTTTCTGAGTTATCCAAAGATCTTAAGCTTATCAAGGCAGAAGTGCGCATATTAGAACACCTGGACAATACCATGGAGCCTCAAATCAAGGATCAAACTGAAACCCTTCTTGAGGGATTGGTGTTTATGCGGAATTACTTAATGAGTCATAAAATGAAGCAAATTTATTGCTCAGATTTCTCTCTCTACAAACACATAGAAGAAATGGCTTTTAAGGGAGAATCAataatttcttcaattattgACAATGGAGTGAAAGAAGATTTAGTGGGGATGCTCGAAGATATTAAGCACTTGAAGATAAGAGCTAGTGGAATTTATCTAGAGCCAACAACATTGAAATTCCCAAGGGTCAATCAGAAAGCCTTTCTTGATTCTTTCCTCCAATATCTAAAAGAGGATGTGATCCCTACATCAAACAAGGTTGCGCTGGTAAAGCGGCAAGTTATGGCAATCCATTCTAGTTTAGAGTCATTAAAAACTTCATTCTCTCATGCAATTGAGTTGTACAATGAGCATGATGAGGAATTTAAAGCTATCAAGAGTCGTGTTGTAGATGCTGTTTTTGAAGCAGAATACACAATTGATTCATTTTTGGTGAGGCAACATCATCTTTGGTATCATATGTTGGAGCTTTTCCAAGTCACAGAAAAAATTCAATCCATTGACAGTAGGATTGAGATTTTTAACAAGAATTGGGAAGCTGAAGATAGAAGTACTCAACAGATGAGCACCCATGTTTTACCTGAAGTTAATCAAGGCAAAGTTGTGGGTGTTGAGAACGAGGTGAAAGAGATTGTAGAGAAACTTGCCAATGGGAAAAAAGAACACCACGTTATCTCAATTGTTGGTATGCCAAAACTTGGCAAGACAGCTTTAGCAAAGGCAGTATACTATAATGAAAGATTTTTGAACCATTTTGATGTTCGTGCATGGTGTGATCTTTCTGGAGTAAATACAAAAAGAAATTTGTTAATGGGGCTTCTGAATCAAGTTGGTATGAGGGCTCAAATTCGTGATTTTTATGATGATGGAGATTTAGCTCAGTTTCTCAAGAAAAGCCTTTGGGGAAGAAGGTATCTTATCGTTATGGACGATTTACAGGATATTGAAATATGGGAATACTTTCAAAGGGTATTTCATAAAGAAAACAATGGGAGCGGAATTATTTTCACCACTCGGTTCCACGGGTTAGTTTCAAAACTCAGTGACCAAACCATAAAATTTGTTCATCTTGGATTTATTCCTACTTCAATATCTTGGATGTTGTTAAAAAACAAGATATTTGACAATGATTGCTCTGGTAAATTGGAAGAAATTGGAATGCGTATTGCAGAGAGGTGTTACGGAATACCTTTTGCAATTCATTTGGCAGTTGAAACTCTGAGAATGATGGAAAAGAATCCAGATAGGTggggggaagaagaagaaaggctTTTCTCTCAAAATATTACCTACCTGAATGATAACATATTAGAACCCAGTTACAAGGACTTGCCTGAGAAATTGAAATCATGTTTTCTTTACTGGGGGCCAATTATAAAGAGTGAAACAATTCCCATCAAAAAGTTGATATGGTTATCCATTGCTGAGAAACTTGTACAACAAACAACAAACAAGAGCTTAGAGGATCAAGCAAATGATTTATTACTGGAGTTACAGACAAGTGAGGTACTTGTTGTAGCTCAACAAATATTCAATGGCAGAATTAAAAAATGCAATATTGTTGAACAGTTCTCTGAATTTTGCTTGAAAAAGTGTAGGGAAGAACACATTTGGGAGCTAATAAATGGGAGAGATGCAGATACTAAATCAAAGCAAGAGCCCTACACTCAATGTCGCCTGTACATCCATTCCAATGGAAGACATTTTCTTATGTCAAAGCCTAGTGGTTCACATGTGCGTTCTCTGATATTTGGTGTTGAGGACAAGTTAATTATGGACTGTGATGTCACATGCATCACAAACAACTTTAGGTTGCTTAGAGTATTGGATTTTGGGAGCATTAACGTTGGCAATTCATTTCCACGAGAAATAGAGTTGATGATTCTGTTGAAGTACCTAGCTATTCATGGTAATTTTGATTCCATCCCAGAGTCCGTATCTAATCTAGGTGATCTTGAAACTTTTCTTATCAAAGGATCAAAAGCTGGATCAGAAGCTGTTGGGCTACCCCACACTGTGCAACATATGAGGAAGCTAAGGCATTTGCATATATATCCACATGCTGTATTTCTTCCAGGTCCAAATTATCATGGACAGAAGTCATTGATGTTATCTATGGAATCAGATCTACAGACCATTTCTGCACTTCCTCTTGTTTATGATGTGGGCAGTACTTGGACAGAAAAAGAGCACATGCAAAAGTGGTTAGGGAATGTTCGAAACTTGAAATTTGTAGTTGCTGATTCTTCCAGTACTCTAGAGAAGTGCAATCTCTTCCCTTCTCTATTGTATCTAAACAAACTTGAATCACTCAAGATTTGTTGTACTCACAGAGTGGTATCATCTAGTGACTTTAGCTTTCCCCAGAGCCTCAAAAGACTCACCTTGTCAAATTTGGCACTGCCATGGGATGAAATTTCTATAATTGGGAGGCTGCCCCAGCTTGAGGTTCTGAAGCTTCTTTGCAATGCCTTTAAGGGTTCAAAATGGGAGATGAAAGATGATAAGTTTCCTAGACTCAAATATTTAAAGCTTGACTCTGTAGATATTCAACAATGGATAGGTGATGATGAGGACTGCTTACCACACCTGGAGTGGCTGGCTCTGCGAAGCTGTGAGCAACTTGAGATGATCCCTTCCTGCATTACCAATAATTTTAACCTCCAGACAATTGAGTTTTGGGGATGCAGTGATTCAATAAAGAATTTggcaaaaaaaatcaatgaagaaAGGGTAGATGTCGGTTGTGAACAACTTATTAAGGTTGTTGACCATCCACATCGTGCATAg
- the LOC115996090 gene encoding uncharacterized protein LOC115996090: MTSYKQKLAATVGFDDDVFVEDEDDKDYPNICLTREEKSKLRMPWIQSHIIKLLGKLIGYNYLHKKLKSMWNLKAHFDMIALENDYFLVRFASAIEYAYAKQQEPWKILDHYLVVKEWYPNFDPSTDKTVSLLVWVRFPKLPIEYFNYNFLEKVGKKMGRPIRADMNTSTGSRGRYARILVEVDITKPLLFKYKLKNKVRPIEYGGIHLVCFQCGVYGHRKEACPTSITGQEQAGEDDQSGVAEAGTRIGERVVGTPNQTGKMSTAYRPKVTKGYGSWMLAKKKERQHARRFSSRNQNSRPCMHSNPDRVDRNEGNINRGINGQSNGLGRNSRFSVLEGFDE; this comes from the exons ATGACATCCTACAAACAAAAGCTTGCTGCCACCGTGGGTTTTG ATGACGATGTCTTTGTCGAAGATGAGGACGATAAGGATTACCCTAATATCTGCCTCACAAGAGAGGAAAAATCCAAGTTGAGAATGCCATGGATACAGTCCCATATCATCAAGCTGTTGGGGAAGTTGATTGGATATAATTATCTCCATAAAAAACTGAAGTCTATGTGGAATCTTAAAGCCCATTTCGATATGATAGCCTTGGAGAATGACTATTTCTTAGTTAGATTTGCTTCTGCCATAGAGTACGCATACGCAAAACAACAAGAACCATGGAAGATCTTAGACCATTATTTGGTTGTCAAGGAGTGGTACCCTAACTTTGATCCATCCACGGACAAAACAGTAAGCCTCCTTGTTTGGGTTAGGTTCCCCAAACTTCCGATTGAATATTTCAACTACAACTTTTTGGAGAAAGTTGGGAAAAAAATGGGTCGCCCTATTCGAGCAGATATGAATACGTCTACAGGCTCTAGAGGGAGATATGCAAGAATATTGGTTGAGGTAGACATTACCAAACCGCTCCTCTTTAAATACAAGTTAAAGAACAAAGTCCGCCCCATAGAGTATGGGGGAATCCACCTCGTGTGTTTTCAATGTGGTGTTTATGGTCACCGGAAGGAAGCGTGCCCAACAAGCATTACAGGTCAGGAACAAGCCGGAGAGGATGATCAGAGCGGAGTTGCTGAGGCTGGCACAAGGATCGGAGAGAGAGTCGTTGGAACACCTAATCAAACGGGCAAAATGTCAACAGCCTACAGACCGAAGGTTACAAAAGGGTACGGTTCATGGATGCTAGCGAAAAAAAAGGAGAGACAACATGCACGCCGTTTCAGCAGCAGGAACCAAAATAGTAGACCGTGTATGCACAGTAATCCTGATAGAGTTGACCGTAATGAAGGCAATATCAACAGAGGAATTAATGGACAGTCCAATGGATTGGGCCGAAACTCAAGATTTAGTGTTCTAGAAGGGTTCGACGAATAG